The Fulvivirga ligni genome window below encodes:
- a CDS encoding YceI family protein, whose product MKKNSLFIFLISAGILASCGQKKEGTDAEVSEAKDVEQVEASQDYTVNTEESSVAWIGSKPTGKHDGTIPISQGNIAVEGGNIVGGTITLDVANIKNEDLKSDEDMQGKLVAHLKSDVFFDTENYPSAEFVITSVEPYSKEDSVKVKKEYDSEYKPANAKEFMVASPTHKVTGNLTMRGKTLSVSFPAQVSMEGDKLEAKAKFNIDRTQWGLSYGDEATAVDKAKDKFIYNTVNVSFDISASEAAAM is encoded by the coding sequence ATGAAGAAAAACAGCTTATTTATTTTCTTAATATCAGCTGGTATTTTGGCCTCATGTGGTCAGAAAAAAGAAGGAACTGATGCTGAAGTTTCTGAAGCCAAAGATGTAGAACAAGTAGAAGCTTCTCAAGACTATACTGTAAACACTGAGGAAAGCTCAGTAGCGTGGATTGGTAGCAAGCCTACCGGTAAGCATGATGGTACTATTCCTATTAGCCAAGGTAATATTGCTGTTGAAGGTGGAAATATCGTAGGCGGTACTATTACTTTAGATGTTGCTAACATTAAGAACGAAGATTTAAAGTCTGATGAAGATATGCAAGGTAAACTTGTTGCTCACTTAAAATCAGATGTTTTCTTTGATACTGAAAACTACCCTTCTGCTGAGTTTGTAATCACTTCTGTAGAGCCTTACAGCAAAGAGGATTCAGTAAAAGTGAAAAAAGAATATGACTCTGAGTACAAGCCTGCTAATGCTAAAGAATTTATGGTAGCTTCTCCTACTCACAAAGTAACTGGAAACCTTACTATGAGAGGAAAAACTTTAAGCGTATCATTCCCAGCTCAAGTAAGCATGGAAGGTGATAAGCTAGAAGCAAAAGCTAAATTCAACATTGACAGAACTCAGTGGGGTCTATCTTACGGAGATGAAGCTACAGCCGTTGATAAAGCAAAAGATAAATTCATTTACAATACTGTGAATGTTTCTTTTGACATTTCAGCTTCTGAAGCTGCTGCTATGTAA
- a CDS encoding rhomboid family intramembrane serine protease, whose protein sequence is MEKSGVKLRRSIYYTLAFVAFIWIIKIIEYTFHYNFGDYGILPRTLSGSIGIFTAPLIHGDVFHLLSNTFPLITLGVGIFYFYDKIAPTVLLLIYLMTGFWVWVAAREAYHIGASGLVYGMLTFLLFSGFLKKDTKSLALSFIVLLLYGGSFFTGIIPGDHTVSWESHLMGALAGLFCAVYFRNYTIDGKVKKTTLKRAESQYIYHYTDEDIKSENDDEEPPSSNIIYTVNSPFK, encoded by the coding sequence ATGGAAAAGTCAGGGGTTAAACTTAGAAGAAGTATATATTATACCCTGGCTTTTGTTGCATTTATATGGATCATTAAGATCATAGAATATACCTTTCATTATAATTTCGGAGATTACGGCATCTTGCCCAGAACGCTCAGTGGTTCCATTGGCATTTTTACCGCTCCACTTATACATGGTGATGTTTTTCACCTTCTTTCTAATACCTTCCCGCTGATAACCTTAGGTGTAGGTATATTTTATTTCTATGATAAAATAGCCCCAACAGTATTGCTTCTCATCTATTTGATGACTGGCTTTTGGGTTTGGGTGGCAGCCAGAGAAGCTTATCACATAGGAGCCAGCGGCCTGGTGTATGGCATGCTGACTTTTCTTTTATTCAGCGGTTTTCTTAAAAAAGATACCAAGTCATTAGCCTTATCATTTATAGTATTACTGCTTTACGGAGGATCTTTCTTTACAGGGATCATTCCGGGGGATCATACTGTAAGTTGGGAGTCACACCTCATGGGTGCTTTAGCAGGGCTTTTTTGCGCGGTTTATTTTAGAAATTATACCATCGACGGGAAGGTTAAAAAGACAACTTTAAAAAGAGCAGAGTCTCAATATATATATCATTATACAGATGAAGATATCAAATCTGAAAATGATGATGAGGAGCCACCTTCCTCAAATATAATTTATACTGTAAATTCTCCTTTTAAATAG
- the miaB gene encoding tRNA (N6-isopentenyl adenosine(37)-C2)-methylthiotransferase MiaB gives MDNVIADIDIIKDSDQTAEACETFKVSETEDTGKERKVYIESYGCQMNFADSEIVSSIMKKEGFDTTSDFNEADVVFLNTCSIREKAEQTVRKRLSQFNKVKKSRPEMMIGVLGCMAERLKDKLLEEEKIVDLVVGPDAYRDLPNLVQTVDNGQKAVNTFLSREETYADISPVRLNSNGVTAFISIMRGCDNMCSFCVVPFTRGRERSRDPHSIVAEAQDLFDKGYKEVTLLGQNVDSYKWSEEINNKARLEKSDVTEIINFANLLEMVAKVSPELRVRFSTSHPKDITDEVLHTMNKYENICNYIHLPAQSGNSRVLELMNRTYTREWYMERVDAIRTIIGEDCGISSDMIAGFCTETEEEHKETLTLMDYVKYDFSYMFFYSERPGTLAAKKFEDDIPLDVKKRRLSEIIAKQQEHAFARNKRDLGKVHRVLIEGFSKRSDEDLQGRNTANKVVIFPKKHYQKGQYVDVLVDDCSPATLFGKIVD, from the coding sequence ATGGACAATGTGATAGCAGATATAGACATCATAAAAGACAGTGATCAGACCGCAGAGGCTTGTGAAACTTTTAAGGTGTCTGAAACAGAAGATACCGGCAAGGAGCGAAAGGTTTATATAGAGAGTTATGGCTGTCAAATGAATTTTGCTGATAGTGAGATTGTATCTTCTATCATGAAAAAAGAGGGTTTTGATACCACTTCTGATTTCAATGAAGCTGACGTGGTATTTTTAAATACCTGTTCCATTAGAGAAAAAGCTGAGCAAACCGTAAGAAAAAGACTATCTCAGTTTAATAAAGTAAAGAAAAGCCGTCCGGAAATGATGATAGGTGTACTTGGCTGTATGGCTGAGCGTTTAAAGGATAAGCTTCTTGAAGAGGAGAAAATAGTGGATTTAGTAGTAGGACCGGACGCTTACAGAGATCTCCCTAATCTAGTGCAAACTGTTGACAATGGTCAAAAAGCCGTTAACACCTTCCTTTCCAGAGAAGAAACTTATGCAGATATTAGCCCGGTAAGGTTAAATAGCAATGGCGTTACAGCTTTCATCTCAATTATGAGAGGTTGTGATAACATGTGCTCATTCTGTGTAGTGCCATTTACCAGAGGCCGAGAGAGAAGCCGTGATCCGCATTCTATTGTAGCTGAAGCTCAAGATCTTTTTGACAAAGGCTACAAAGAAGTGACCTTGCTAGGCCAAAACGTTGACTCTTATAAATGGAGTGAAGAAATAAATAATAAAGCCAGATTAGAGAAATCTGATGTTACTGAAATCATCAACTTCGCCAACCTTTTAGAAATGGTGGCCAAAGTGAGCCCAGAACTAAGAGTAAGGTTCTCTACTTCACACCCTAAAGATATAACAGATGAGGTGCTTCATACCATGAATAAGTATGAAAACATCTGTAACTACATTCACCTGCCAGCACAAAGTGGTAATAGCCGCGTATTAGAGTTGATGAACAGGACATACACCAGAGAATGGTATATGGAGAGAGTGGATGCCATTCGCACAATTATAGGTGAAGACTGCGGTATTTCTTCAGATATGATTGCCGGTTTTTGCACTGAAACCGAAGAAGAGCATAAAGAAACATTAACCTTAATGGATTATGTGAAATATGACTTCAGCTATATGTTCTTCTACAGTGAACGACCAGGAACCCTGGCTGCCAAAAAATTTGAAGATGATATACCTCTTGACGTAAAAAAACGCAGACTAAGCGAGATAATAGCTAAACAGCAAGAGCACGCTTTTGCAAGAAATAAAAGAGATCTCGGAAAGGTTCACAGAGTACTCATAGAAGGCTTTTCTAAACGCTCAGATGAAGATCTACAAGGAAGAAACACCGCTAATAAAGTGGTGATATTCCCTAAAAAACATTACCAAAAAGGACAATATGTAGATGTTTTAGTAGACGATTGTTCGCCTGCAACGTTATTTGGTAAAATAGTTGACTAG
- the secG gene encoding preprotein translocase subunit SecG yields MEIFVLSLIILASILLVLIILAQDSKGGGLSSQFGGAGASNMIGVKKTGDLLEKLTWGFAIGIIILTLSTTFLFKNQTGPVDEFRERANEQGATSLPTIGTDADDEGLLPAEGSEDAGSLEDISTESDTAE; encoded by the coding sequence ATGGAAATATTCGTTTTAAGCTTAATAATACTAGCTTCTATTTTACTTGTTTTAATCATCTTGGCACAAGATTCTAAAGGCGGCGGACTATCTAGCCAGTTTGGTGGTGCCGGAGCCAGCAATATGATTGGTGTGAAGAAAACAGGAGATTTATTAGAAAAATTAACCTGGGGATTTGCCATAGGTATCATTATACTTACTTTATCTACTACATTCTTATTTAAGAACCAAACTGGTCCTGTAGATGAGTTTAGAGAAAGAGCTAACGAGCAAGGAGCTACTTCTTTACCAACTATAGGTACTGATGCTGATGACGAAGGTTTACTTCCAGCAGAAGGTTCTGAAGATGCAGGTTCTCTAGAAGATATTTCTACTGAAAGCGATACAGCAGAATAA
- the lptE gene encoding LPS assembly lipoprotein LptE translates to MITAIILTGCGVYSFTGVAITAETISIQQFYNDAEGGPPDMSQTFTNKLKDYYLSNTNLGLVEEEGELQLEGSITGYRLSPIAPTANNNDAFGGNTSALTRLTITVQVTYANTTDDQFDFENKSFSFYKDFDSDQNLTAIEAQLLDEIFDQIILDIFNASVANW, encoded by the coding sequence TTGATAACTGCCATAATACTAACTGGTTGTGGTGTGTATTCATTTACCGGTGTGGCCATTACGGCAGAAACCATTTCCATTCAGCAGTTCTATAATGACGCTGAAGGTGGGCCTCCCGATATGTCACAGACGTTTACCAATAAACTAAAGGATTATTACCTATCTAACACTAACCTTGGCTTGGTGGAAGAAGAAGGAGAATTGCAATTAGAGGGGTCTATTACAGGTTATAGATTATCGCCAATTGCCCCTACTGCAAATAATAATGATGCCTTTGGAGGTAACACCTCAGCACTTACCAGGTTAACTATTACTGTGCAGGTAACATATGCCAACACCACCGATGATCAGTTTGATTTTGAGAACAAAAGCTTCTCTTTTTACAAAGATTTTGACAGTGATCAGAACCTGACAGCCATAGAGGCACAGCTGTTAGACGAGATCTTCGATCAGATAATTTTGGATATATTCAATGCCTCGGTTGCCAATTGGTAA
- a CDS encoding sigma-54 interaction domain-containing protein, translating into MIDSEIQSIKQRFGIIGNSSLLNHALRVAMQVAPTDMSVLITGESGSGKESFSKIIHHLSPRKHNQFIAINCGSIPEGTIDSELFGHEKGSFTGAHEARKGYFEVTNGGTIFLDEIGEMPIGTQARLLRVLENGEFIKVGSSKVQKTDVRVVAATNVNLMKYVDEGKFREDLYYRLSTIPIYVPPLRDRGNDIDLLFRKFATDFAEKYKVKPITLTDDAKESLLQYRFPGNIRQLKNLTEQISVLSTDDKVIDRETLQKYLPSERNSLPALYRDASNDQGISERDLLYKVLFDMKKDMNELKKFVLEALQNEGSAHQIIENHSELFEDLDNNNLTHTNHITEEPVLLNINSEQSNHYEDDSQEIQDIAHETEDDESLSIEKKEKELIIKALMKNNNKRKYAAKDLGISERTLYRKIKQYELEDL; encoded by the coding sequence ATGATTGATTCTGAAATCCAAAGTATAAAACAACGGTTTGGCATTATAGGGAATTCTTCCTTGCTTAATCATGCGCTGAGAGTAGCTATGCAAGTGGCTCCTACAGACATGTCAGTGCTCATAACCGGAGAGAGCGGTAGTGGTAAGGAGTCTTTCAGCAAAATCATCCACCACCTAAGCCCTAGAAAACATAATCAGTTCATTGCCATTAACTGTGGATCTATTCCGGAAGGAACTATCGACTCAGAGCTTTTTGGACATGAAAAAGGGTCATTTACAGGTGCCCACGAAGCCAGAAAAGGTTACTTTGAAGTAACTAATGGCGGAACCATTTTCCTTGACGAAATTGGTGAAATGCCCATTGGTACTCAGGCAAGATTACTCAGAGTGCTGGAAAATGGAGAATTCATTAAGGTGGGGTCTTCCAAAGTTCAGAAAACGGATGTTCGTGTGGTAGCTGCTACTAACGTGAATCTGATGAAATATGTGGATGAAGGTAAATTCAGAGAAGACCTTTATTATCGTTTAAGCACCATACCTATTTATGTGCCACCTTTGAGAGATCGTGGTAATGATATAGACTTGCTTTTCAGGAAATTCGCCACTGATTTTGCCGAAAAATACAAAGTAAAGCCCATTACGCTTACTGATGATGCTAAAGAGAGCCTTCTCCAATATCGCTTTCCAGGAAACATCAGACAGCTTAAAAACCTAACTGAGCAGATATCAGTACTCTCTACTGACGATAAGGTTATAGATAGAGAAACACTTCAAAAGTATCTTCCTTCAGAAAGGAACTCATTACCAGCTCTTTACCGAGACGCAAGTAATGACCAGGGAATATCAGAAAGAGACCTATTATATAAGGTGCTGTTTGATATGAAAAAAGACATGAACGAATTAAAAAAGTTCGTGTTAGAAGCGTTGCAGAATGAAGGTTCAGCTCATCAGATCATTGAGAATCACAGCGAACTGTTTGAAGATCTTGATAATAACAACCTTACCCATACTAATCATATTACGGAAGAGCCTGTTTTGCTTAATATCAATTCAGAACAGTCAAACCATTATGAAGATGATTCTCAGGAAATTCAGGACATAGCTCATGAAACTGAAGATGACGAGTCTCTTTCCATTGAAAAAAAGGAAAAAGAGTTGATTATCAAGGCTTTAATGAAAAATAACAATAAAAGAAAATACGCTGCAAAGGACCTCGGTATTTCGGAACGAACTTTGTATAGAAAAATCAAACAATACGAGCTTGAGGATCTTTAA
- a CDS encoding anthranilate synthase component I family protein, whose product MRQQHTYTPNNIDAFIEKALAYGATHDHCAFYDHCHIKFPHQGFKNILAFGTKKVFTSGNDAFEDLKNFHGKHKDWLFGHLAYDLKNHTEQLSSSNVDRLEFPDIEFFIPETIITWSDKSVELSSYNDPIELIHFIETTHISKTANNHIAEITAGTSRDEYIYKVEKLKDHIVEGDIYEINYCIDFRAQHQGFKPLAAYHELKRLSPTPFSAFYRFNDNHLICASPERFLKKEGNLLVSQPIKGTAKRGHSFEEDEDIKHQLRNDKKELAENMMIVDLVRNDLARSSISGTVKPEELFGIYTFNQLHQMISTVTSSIKPEVHFVDAIKNAFPMGSMTGAPKVKVMQLIEQYENNKRGLYSGAVGYITPNGDFDFNVVIRSLLYNANSQTLTFEVGSAITYDAIAEKEYDECLLKAKALLEILGQPTIKGK is encoded by the coding sequence TTGAGGCAACAGCACACATACACTCCTAATAATATTGACGCTTTTATTGAAAAAGCACTGGCATATGGTGCAACTCATGATCACTGTGCCTTCTATGATCACTGCCATATAAAATTTCCGCATCAGGGCTTTAAAAATATATTAGCATTCGGAACCAAAAAGGTTTTTACCTCAGGAAATGATGCCTTTGAAGATCTTAAAAATTTCCACGGCAAGCATAAAGACTGGCTATTTGGTCATTTAGCTTATGACTTAAAAAACCACACCGAACAACTTTCAAGTAGTAATGTAGACAGGCTAGAATTTCCAGACATTGAATTTTTCATACCTGAAACCATCATCACCTGGAGCGACAAATCAGTTGAGCTGAGTAGCTACAATGATCCTATTGAACTCATTCATTTTATAGAAACCACTCACATCAGTAAAACCGCTAACAATCACATTGCGGAGATTACGGCTGGCACTAGTAGAGATGAGTATATATATAAGGTGGAAAAGCTGAAAGATCATATCGTTGAAGGTGACATATATGAAATCAATTATTGCATTGACTTCAGGGCTCAACATCAGGGGTTCAAACCGTTAGCAGCTTATCATGAATTAAAAAGGTTGTCCCCTACTCCATTTTCAGCTTTCTATAGATTTAATGATAACCACCTCATTTGCGCCAGCCCCGAAAGGTTCTTAAAGAAAGAGGGCAATTTACTCGTATCTCAACCCATAAAAGGCACTGCCAAAAGAGGTCATTCTTTTGAAGAAGATGAAGATATCAAGCATCAACTTAGAAATGACAAAAAAGAGCTAGCTGAGAATATGATGATTGTGGATCTGGTTCGTAATGATTTAGCCCGAAGCTCAATATCAGGCACTGTAAAGCCAGAGGAACTTTTCGGCATCTACACTTTCAACCAGCTGCACCAAATGATTTCCACTGTCACCTCCTCAATAAAGCCAGAGGTTCATTTCGTGGACGCTATAAAAAATGCTTTCCCCATGGGCAGCATGACAGGTGCACCGAAGGTTAAGGTAATGCAACTGATAGAGCAGTACGAAAATAATAAACGCGGTCTGTACTCCGGTGCCGTGGGTTACATTACTCCTAATGGTGATTTCGATTTCAACGTAGTGATTAGAAGCCTTCTTTATAATGCCAACAGCCAGACACTTACCTTTGAGGTAGGAAGCGCCATCACCTATGATGCCATTGCTGAGAAGGAATATGATGAGTGCCTCTTAAAAGCCAAAGCTCTTTTAGAAATCCTCGGCCAACCAACAATCAAAGGAAAATAA
- a CDS encoding gamma carbonic anhydrase family protein, producing MAIIKKIRGFSPQMGKDCFLADNAVVVGEVTMGDNCTVWFNAVVRGDVNSIIIGNDTNIQDGAIIHCTYEKAKTVIGNKVSIAHGAIVHGCTIEDNVLIGMGAVIMDDAVVKTGSVIAAGAIVLPGTIVEEGNVYAGIPAKKVKDTGAHMKEVIERTARNYPMYAKWYN from the coding sequence ATGGCAATAATAAAAAAAATAAGAGGTTTTTCACCGCAAATGGGTAAAGATTGTTTTTTGGCTGATAACGCAGTAGTGGTGGGTGAGGTTACGATGGGTGACAACTGTACGGTTTGGTTTAACGCAGTGGTGAGAGGTGATGTAAATTCGATCATTATAGGTAATGATACTAATATACAAGATGGCGCCATTATACATTGTACTTATGAAAAAGCGAAGACGGTAATAGGTAACAAGGTATCTATTGCTCATGGAGCTATTGTTCATGGTTGTACTATAGAAGATAATGTGCTAATAGGAATGGGTGCAGTAATCATGGATGATGCCGTGGTTAAAACCGGATCAGTTATAGCCGCAGGTGCCATTGTACTACCTGGTACAATAGTGGAAGAGGGAAACGTTTATGCGGGTATTCCGGCCAAAAAGGTGAAGGATACAGGAGCCCATATGAAAGAGGTGATAGAGCGTACGGCAAGGAACTATCCGATGTACGCAAAATGGTATAATTAA
- the groL gene encoding chaperonin GroEL (60 kDa chaperone family; promotes refolding of misfolded polypeptides especially under stressful conditions; forms two stacked rings of heptamers to form a barrel-shaped 14mer; ends can be capped by GroES; misfolded proteins enter the barrel where they are refolded when GroES binds) produces MAKEILFNTDAREKLKKGVDALSNAVKVTLGPKGRNVILDKKFGAPTVTKDGVSVAKDIELEDPIENMGAQLVKEVASKTADDAGDGTTTATVLAQAIFGHGIKNVAAGANPMDLKRGIDKAVTAVVENLKQQSKTIDSSNEIAQVGTISANNDAEIGKMIADAMDKVGKDGVITVEEAKGTETEVKTVEGMQFDRGYLSPYFVTNTEKMEAELDNPYILIYDKKISAMKELLPILEAAAQTGKPLLIIAEDVDGEALATLVVNKIRGALKIAAVKAPGFGDRRKAMLEDIAILTGGTVISEERGYKLEAATLEYLGTAEKVNIDKDNTTIVNGAGNKDDINARVNQIKAQIESTTSDYDKEKLQERLAKLSGGVAILYVGAATEVEMKEIKDRVDDALHATRAAVQEGVVAGGGVALIRAIDALENVATDNEDQATGVNIIRLAIEAPLRTIVTNAGQEGSVIVQKIREGKDDFGYNARDNKYENLIKAGVIDPTKVTRLALENASSIAGLLLTTEAVVADIPEADHAPAMPGGGGMPGMM; encoded by the coding sequence ATGGCTAAGGAAATATTATTTAATACTGACGCAAGAGAAAAGCTAAAGAAGGGTGTTGACGCTCTTTCTAACGCTGTTAAAGTAACATTAGGACCAAAAGGAAGAAACGTAATCCTTGACAAAAAATTTGGTGCTCCTACAGTTACTAAAGATGGTGTATCTGTTGCGAAAGACATAGAATTAGAAGATCCAATCGAAAACATGGGAGCTCAACTTGTAAAAGAAGTAGCTTCTAAAACTGCTGATGATGCTGGTGATGGTACTACTACTGCTACAGTATTAGCTCAGGCTATTTTCGGTCACGGAATTAAAAACGTAGCTGCTGGCGCTAACCCTATGGACCTTAAGAGAGGTATAGACAAAGCTGTAACTGCAGTGGTTGAAAACCTTAAGCAACAATCAAAAACTATCGACTCTTCTAACGAGATTGCTCAGGTAGGTACTATCTCTGCAAATAACGATGCTGAGATCGGTAAAATGATTGCTGATGCAATGGATAAAGTAGGTAAAGACGGTGTAATCACTGTTGAAGAAGCAAAAGGTACTGAAACTGAAGTAAAAACTGTAGAAGGTATGCAGTTTGACAGAGGATACCTTTCTCCTTACTTCGTTACTAACACTGAGAAAATGGAAGCAGAGTTAGATAACCCTTACATCCTTATCTATGATAAGAAAATTTCTGCAATGAAGGAATTACTTCCTATTCTTGAAGCTGCTGCTCAAACAGGAAAGCCTTTATTAATCATAGCTGAAGATGTAGATGGTGAAGCTCTTGCTACACTAGTAGTAAACAAAATCAGAGGTGCTCTGAAAATTGCTGCTGTTAAAGCTCCAGGATTTGGTGATAGAAGAAAAGCTATGCTTGAAGATATCGCTATCCTTACTGGTGGTACTGTGATTTCTGAAGAAAGAGGTTACAAATTAGAGGCTGCTACTCTAGAGTACTTAGGTACTGCTGAGAAAGTAAACATTGATAAAGATAATACTACCATCGTTAACGGTGCTGGTAACAAAGATGATATCAATGCAAGAGTTAATCAGATCAAAGCTCAAATTGAGTCTACTACTTCTGATTACGATAAAGAAAAACTTCAGGAAAGACTTGCTAAGCTTTCTGGTGGTGTAGCTATCCTTTATGTAGGTGCTGCTACTGAAGTAGAAATGAAAGAGATCAAGGATAGAGTTGATGATGCTCTACACGCTACAAGAGCTGCTGTACAAGAAGGTGTAGTTGCTGGTGGTGGTGTTGCACTTATCAGAGCTATCGATGCTCTAGAAAATGTTGCTACTGACAATGAAGATCAGGCTACTGGTGTAAATATTATCAGACTTGCTATCGAAGCTCCTTTGAGAACTATCGTTACTAACGCTGGTCAGGAAGGTTCTGTGATCGTTCAGAAGATCAGAGAAGGTAAAGATGACTTCGGTTACAACGCAAGAGACAACAAATACGAAAACTTAATCAAAGCTGGTGTAATTGATCCTACAAAAGTGACAAGATTGGCATTAGAAAATGCTTCTTCTATCGCAGGATTATTACTTACTACTGAAGCTGTAGTAGCTGACATCCCTGAGGCTGATCATGCTCCTGCAATGCCAGGTGGTGGTGGAATGCCAGGAATGATGTAA
- a CDS encoding OmpH family outer membrane protein: MKNLSLVLNVILIIAVGVLYVLHFNTDHSEETKEAGILQASEYSVAYINSDSLVKNYELFQKKQEELTAKSEKLQKEYQARAEGLQKEVNDYQRNVNNLTIGQAKAVEENLMKKQQNLRMYQEGLSQQIMQDQSKMNEEIYTKISGFLKDYSSKRGLELVVQYTPGSDILYANDSMNITTNVIKGLNEAYNAELNAPKVAETDSVSAE; the protein is encoded by the coding sequence GTGAAAAATCTATCTTTAGTGCTTAATGTCATTCTGATCATTGCGGTTGGTGTGTTATATGTATTACATTTTAATACAGATCACAGTGAAGAAACGAAAGAAGCGGGAATTTTGCAGGCATCAGAATATTCGGTTGCTTATATTAACTCAGATTCTTTAGTGAAGAACTATGAGCTTTTCCAAAAGAAGCAAGAAGAGTTAACTGCAAAGTCTGAGAAGTTGCAAAAAGAATATCAAGCAAGAGCAGAAGGCTTACAGAAAGAAGTGAATGATTATCAGAGAAATGTGAATAACCTAACTATCGGTCAGGCGAAAGCAGTGGAAGAAAATCTGATGAAGAAGCAACAAAATTTGAGAATGTACCAGGAAGGTCTATCTCAGCAGATTATGCAAGATCAGTCTAAAATGAATGAAGAGATTTATACCAAGATTTCTGGTTTCTTAAAAGACTATAGCAGCAAAAGAGGATTAGAGCTTGTGGTTCAATATACTCCTGGTAGTGATATTCTTTATGCTAATGACAGCATGAACATCACAACTAATGTAATAAAAGGATTGAATGAAGCATATAATGCTGAGCTTAATGCACCTAAAGTAGCTGAGACTGACTCTGTTAGCGCTGAGTAA
- a CDS encoding co-chaperone GroES, which translates to MSQVNIKPLADRVLVEAAAAEEKTASGIIIPDTAKEKPQKGRVIAVGTGKKDEPLTVKEGDEVLYGKYAGTEITVDGKEYLIMRESDIFAIV; encoded by the coding sequence ATGTCACAAGTGAATATCAAACCTCTAGCAGACAGAGTTCTTGTAGAAGCTGCTGCTGCTGAAGAAAAGACAGCTTCTGGTATTATCATACCTGATACTGCTAAAGAAAAGCCTCAAAAAGGTAGAGTAATTGCAGTAGGTACAGGCAAAAAAGATGAGCCTTTAACTGTTAAAGAAGGTGATGAAGTTCTTTATGGTAAGTATGCAGGTACAGAAATTACAGTAGACGGTAAGGAGTATCTTATCATGAGAGAATCTGACATATTTGCAATCGTTTAA
- a CDS encoding tetratricopeptide repeat protein: protein MNKQKFIKIVKNYNNISEEDRNKLHEIVKAYPYSQILHTLIAKANHDAKTSIAGQTLNYAAMYATDRAILKHVIQSQPVIPEQPIVSEPESIAAEEHEPAVVVTEKERFTATYSNEDSVSDELRDKVLGDLEALKKSKESYLEWEAEHPEKKVVKRKAVRKTTKKTTAAETKATPKKAKSTTASAKTATKKKAALAKKETKPKATTKTKKTTTKKKSTSEDKTISAERTPQEEQNKLIEQFISAEPKIKAKPKASSEPQEDLSENSTHFNDDLVSENLAKILISQGKKDKAIDIYKKLIWKFPQKKSYFATQIKDLQK from the coding sequence TTGAACAAACAGAAGTTTATTAAAATTGTCAAAAATTATAATAATATTTCTGAAGAGGATAGGAACAAACTACATGAGATAGTTAAAGCCTACCCCTACAGCCAGATATTACATACGCTCATTGCGAAGGCAAATCACGACGCCAAAACCAGCATTGCTGGCCAGACGTTGAACTATGCTGCTATGTACGCTACAGACCGTGCCATCTTAAAACATGTTATTCAATCTCAACCAGTTATACCTGAGCAGCCAATAGTTTCAGAGCCTGAATCTATTGCAGCAGAAGAGCATGAACCGGCGGTGGTAGTTACTGAAAAAGAAAGATTCACGGCTACCTATTCTAATGAAGACAGTGTATCTGATGAATTAAGAGACAAAGTTTTAGGTGATCTTGAGGCCTTAAAGAAAAGTAAGGAGTCTTATCTGGAGTGGGAAGCAGAACACCCTGAAAAGAAGGTAGTAAAACGTAAAGCTGTTAGAAAAACGACGAAGAAAACTACCGCAGCAGAAACAAAAGCTACTCCTAAAAAAGCTAAGTCTACTACTGCTAGCGCTAAAACGGCTACAAAAAAGAAGGCGGCTCTAGCCAAAAAAGAGACTAAGCCGAAGGCTACCACTAAAACAAAAAAGACTACCACTAAAAAGAAATCGACCTCCGAAGATAAGACGATATCCGCAGAGAGAACACCTCAAGAAGAACAGAATAAGCTAATTGAGCAGTTTATATCAGCAGAGCCAAAGATTAAGGCAAAACCCAAGGCCTCTTCAGAACCACAGGAAGATCTTTCTGAAAATAGCACTCATTTTAATGATGATCTTGTTTCAGAAAATTTAGCTAAAATATTAATCAGCCAAGGCAAAAAAGATAAGGCGATTGATATTTATAAAAAATTAATTTGGAAGTTTCCACAAAAAAAGTCGTACTTTGCGACTCAAATTAAAGATTTGCAAAAATAA